The Onychomys torridus chromosome 4, mOncTor1.1, whole genome shotgun sequence genome includes a window with the following:
- the LOC118581917 gene encoding protein WFDC11-like: MKPSVLLLVLFLCVLLLPAPGWKKKKYSQRELSLQECWGQPKVKDCKKKCSRRFRCLQKNHTCCWTYCGNICAPIGPFLWIHWAQPDFSVPNGQVMVSVMGSSLKERNDPDFSVARPHVG; this comes from the exons ATGAAGCCTTCAGTGCTCCTGTTGGTCCTGTTTCTCTGCGTGCTCCTGCTGCCTGCCCCGggatggaaaaagaagaagtacTCTC AGAGAGAGCTGTCACTTCAGGAGTGTTGGGGACAGCCAAAAGTTAAGGATTGTAAAAAGAAGTGTTCTAGACGTTTCAGATGTTtacaaaaaaatcacacatgCTGCTGGACCTACTGTGGTAACATCTGTGCACCAATTGGG CCTTTTCTGTGGATACACTGGGCTCAGCCAGATTTTTCAGTGCCCAATGGACAGGTCATGGTGTCAGTCATGGG AAgttctttgaaagaaagaaatgaccctGACTTCTCAGTGGCCCGGCCTCATGTGGGCTAG